Genomic DNA from Lactococcus garvieae:
GCTTTGATTCTTTCTATCATTATCGTTATCGGCCAAATCACGACCATCACCATGAACGCCCAAAGTGTTATCACTACTTATTTGGCTTTACCGCTCTTTTTGATCTTGTATTTCTCTTATAAAATCATCAAAAAGACCAAGATTATCCCCCTCGAAGAAGTGGACCTCAGTCGTCATATTGACTAGTAATAAGAAAAACGCCTATGTGAATAGGTGTTTTTTCATATGTTGTTTTAGCTTGTAGGTTGGTTGATGATGAGGGCTGGACGGACTCCGCCATTATCGTAGCTATTCGTACGAGCATGGCCGCCAATCAAGTGACCGTTGGTACCCACAAGCCAAGCTTGCATGTTAGGAACAGGAGTACGAAGCCACCACCAACTTGAAGCAGCGGAAGCCCGTTGCGCATGATACGGAAAAGCTAAACCTTCCCCAGATAAACGGGTCACATCCGCCAGAGAAAGGGCAAAGGCGCGTGCTGTTCCTGCAGGGACAACTTGAGTAACATCGTCCGCAACTGGTCCTGTTAAGTTAGTAGGAAGCCAGCTGGGTCCTCCTGTAAAGTTAACCGAGGCATGCGCAACTTCTCCCGTCGTAAAGTTATTAGAGATAGGTTGAACTATGTCTTGGACAGCACTGTCAAGAATGCTATACCAAGAAGTAAGTTCCGCTTCTTGGTCGTTCCACGACACATTACGGATGGCATTATTACGGATAATCATATGATTACCATTGCCCATATCTTCTAGATAGCGGTATTGTTGACCAGACATAGTAAATACACGTCCCGGAAGCATAGCCCCAAAGTTAAAAGCAGAAGGTGGAGAGTCAATATCTGCACGAGGGTTCGAGCCTTCTCCATCCATGGCATTGTTACGGATACCTGTGAGGAAGTCGGCTAAGCGGTCATGTCCGTCAGGGAGGAAGTCGTCACTATTGTCGGGACTGACCAGTCCGCTCTCCACATGGATACCATAATAGTAAGAGCCATTAAAGACCGTGTCTTCGATAGCCGCCGTCATCTCTGCCGCATCCAGCAGGTAAGAAGTCGCTTCGCCCGGTTCTAGGAGCGAGGCCCAGTAAGCCCAGCCTGTTTGGTGGTCCACGACCCAGAAGTCACCAATCTGTTGGTAAGGTTGGAGTTGCGCCCACTGTTCGATGGTCATTGGGGCACGTTGTTGGTGGAGGTTTTGAGCCGCATCATTGGTAATCGTTTCGCCCGGCCACGTGCCTGCGGTATTATCAAAGCTGTCTGTTTCTGACCAGTAATCGTCGGTCCCATCTCCGGGGTGCGTGGCACCATCGGTCGTGCCGTCTGTTGCACCGCCTCCTGCGATGTAGTCCCGGGCATGACCTGCGGCGGCTGTCATCTGGTCCATGTTGTCATGGTTGAAGGTTGGCATGTACCATGGCGCATCTCGTCCTTCACGGCTCCAGCCAAAAGTCAGGCGGGCGTAGCGGTCAAAAGCATTGGACGGGTCGGTGTTGAGTCGGTCATTGATATTGGTGGCATTGGGCATCCATGTGGTCCAAGAGTCCAAGTTGTTACGCTCTGTTCCCGCTACAAGCTGAGTCCAGCTGTCTTGACCTGTTTGTCGGGTTTCTAAAAACTCCGTCAAACGGATACGGGCCATGATGGGACGTTCGCCGTAGTTTTCGACAAAGACATCTTTGTTTTCGGTGTCGCGGTTATAGTAGTCGTGAACACGGCCACCCACGTTAATCTCGATTTGGTTTTCTCGGTCATTGATGGCCCGCTGGTTAAAGGCGGTAAAGGCATAGGTGCCTCCGATGAGGAGCAAGAGGAGGGAGAGAAGGACATAATTGCGTAATCTCCGGTTCTTTTTCTTTTCTGGTGTCATAGTGATACCCTTTCTTTCTTGATTTATCTTTTTTATCTTTTGACTTCAAACTTTCGTGTCTCTCGCTTTGGGCGGGCCACGAAAAAAGCGCTCCAGAGGTCCCGAGCGTTTAGGTGCAAGTAAAAAGAGGCGGGTGTCTACCGCTTGTGCTGTGCTGTGCTGTGCTGTGCTGTGCTGTGCTGTGCTGTGCTGTGCTGTGCTGTGCTGTGCTGTGCTGTGCTGTGCTGTGCTGTGCTGTGCTGTGCTGTGCTGTGCTGTGCTGTGCTGTGCTGTGCTGTGCTGTGCTGTGCTGTGCTGTGCTGGCCAATTATAAGTCATCACTTTTACCCCGTCAAGTCTTTTAAAATAAACTAAGAATCTCTCTCATAATATTTTAACATTTGTTTCTCTAAGGTTAAAATGATTTCATATAGGTTACATAAGCGCTTGCTTTAATTACTAAATCAGCAACAAAAAAACACCCGCATTACGGGTGTGCTTTATCAATAAAGAGGATTAAACAAAGTTTCCAACTCGTACTCAGAAAGAGCAAATAACCAAGCCCCGTCTTTGATAGGGCATTTTTTATTAGTCATTTATGACTTTGACTTTTTCTCCAAAAAATTCTTTCGCTTTACTCACGAGCTCTTCTTCTTTATCGGGCTCGGTATCCGCCGTTTCCTCCATCTTTTTATCGCCTTTTTTCAGGTTCATGACATACTCTTGTCGAACAGACTGCCAGTCTTGTTCTGCCAGAGCAATGATTTCTGGAGAAAAACCTAAGATAGAGGACATAAGATTTCCAAAGGTGAGCTGTAAGTCTTCATTTTCGGTCACGCGCTTGGCTAAATTACCATGCGGGAAGGTAACCACTACAAAGTTACTTGATGCTGCTACTGGAGCGGTATTATTGATCAAAGCTCGTTCAGATGGCTTCGTAAAACTTGAAACAATCTCTGGCCAAGCACCATTTACAGCTTGACGTGCTTCATTTGTCGCTTCTTTCAAAGCTTTGAAGACGAGGTCTTGATTGACAGTATATTTTTCTGTGACCGTTCGGGTTTTCGTCTGTCTCTTCACTTGGACTTCTTGACTCACCGTCGAAACACTGACCGTAGAACTCGCATTTGCTAATCTCGTTTTAAGTTCAGCGACCTCTGCTTTTAAGGCTTGAATCTCCTGTGCTACATCCCCTGAAAGTTCGTTTGTGGCGACAGCAGTATGTCCACTTGCATCGACGAAGCGCATCGTCATCACATCCGCAGCGATCTTGCTTTGTGTTGTTTCTTTGATAATTTTCAAAGATTCAATCGCAATATTAATCCACTGATAAAGGCGATCACGTGGGATTTTGTTCTCTTCACTGAGCAGCAAGTCGCGGAAGTAAGTAAGGAGATCCTCAGTGAAACGTAGCATGTTCTTGCCTTCAAGAAAAATCTTTTCTAAAGCATTAAGGGCTGTGGTTCCATCTGATGCAGCAAGTGCCGAAACATAAGAAACTAAAGCTTCATTTGCAATAGATCCTGTGACGAGTAAAGCATCTTTTTCTTCCAGCTTACCATCTGAAAAGCTGAGCGCCTGATCAAGCAAACTCAGTGCATCACGCATCCCACCTTCAGCTGACTTCGCAATAACATCTAGAGCTTTCTCTTCAAAGCTGATTTTTTCATCTGCTAAAACTTCAGCCAGATGCTGGCGGATATCTCCTGTCGTGATTGCTTTGAAAGCAAATCTTTGAACACGGCTAATGATGGTAGCTGGTATTTTTTGAAGTTCTGTTGTTGCCAGAACAAATACCACATTGTCAGTCGGCTCTTCCAAAGTCTTCAGCAAGGCATTAAAAGCTCCTGTCGACAGCATGTGCACTTCATCGATGATATAAACTTTATAAGTTGCTCGACTCGCTGCATAAGTGGATTTATCCCGTATTTCACGAATTTCATCTACACCATTATTTGATGCGGCATCCAGCTCAATCACATCTTCTAGGCTTCCTTGGGTGATTGCTTGGCAGATGTCACAGTTATTGCATGGCTCACCATCTTTTTGATTCGGACAATTAATGGCCTTGGCAAATATTTTGGCTGCCGAAGTTTTCCCTGTCCCTCTAGGACCGCTAAAGAGATAAGCATGCGAAATCTGACCGTTTACAATGGCATTTTTTAAGGTCGTAGCAACGACTTCCTGACCAACCATTTCATCAAATCTTTGGCTACGGTATTTTCTATATAGAGCTTGATAAGCCATTTTTCATTCCTTCTAATAAAGATCTGGCTGCGTGCCAAGACCGAGTTCTTCATTGATACGGAAAAGAACATCACGAGCAAGGATGGACTGATCAATATCTGGTGAATTATAGTTTTTCATCGCCTTATAGACAGCCCAAACTCGTGCACGGACTACTGTTGCTTTGTCTGCTTCCACAGCAGAGAAAAATATTTTTCGTTGTTTGTCATCAAAAATTTCCCAAGCTATAGTCAAATCAATTGCAGGATCCCCCACGCGTACTTCTTCTACTTCAACCGCACCCGCAAACTTGTCCTGTGCTACCCAGACTGTTTCCAAATTTAAGTTTCCGTGCAGAGTAACAGGAGCTTTAGACCATGGATTTTTGCTGGCCTTGTTCCAGTACATACGGAGTTCCTCCACTGGTGCAATTCTTTTCATCTGATCCAGCAGTGTAAAAAACTCAGCTTCAATGACTGGCAATGTTAACTCTATACTTTCAGCGCCAGTATGATCTAACTTATGCAGTTGGTATATGAAGTTGCCTAAGTCCTGAGCAAACTCTTTAGGACGAGCTAAAGCATTAAAACCTACTGCTACAAATTCATCTTTAGAAGTTCTCGCTGCAATAAATTTATTTACTGTTTCTTTCATCATTTACCCCACTCAAAAAAATTTCCAATCCGTCATGTCTGACAAAATTTGACAGAATTCTTCAAGATATTTTTGGTCAATATTATCATAAAAAGAAGTTACTGAGGCATCTAAATCTAGTACGCCCTTAAGTTCGCCATCTTTTACGATGGGAACGACTATTTCAGACATGGCACGACTGTCACATGAAATATAGTTTTTATGCTCTTTGACATTATCAACGATTAAAGTTTGTCGCTTGTCCGCAGACTCTCCGCATACACCTGCCCCTAACTTAATCTCTACACAGGAGACCCCACCTTGAAAAGGGCCAAGAATAAGTTGCTCTCCATTATAAAGATAGAAACCTACAAAAACTTGATCAGGTAAAAAGTCATTTAAAAGCGCTGAGGCATTGGACAGATTAGACAATGTATAATTTTGTTCTGAAAGTAAACCTTTCAGTTGCATATTGAGGAGTTCGTATCCTTCGATTTTTTCGCTTGTATTCATCTTATAATTATAAACTTAACCCACAATAGAGTCAACACTTGCAACTAATTTTACTTTTATTTCGTGTTGAATAGAACTTTCGCTTTTCTCTTCCCTAACTCTGTATGTTTCTTTATAATTTCACACTGTTCAATTTTTTCCATAAATTGATCAATATAAATTCTGACGGTGGGATATCCTAATACTTGGTTAATCTTGTAGGGTATCTATCTGTATGATTTCCTTTTAATCATTGCTGTTTTGAAGCTTTTATGCCATAATAAATTCATGACTTTAGAAAATATTCGTAAAGAAATTGATTTAATAGATGAACAAATTATTGAACTTTTAGAAACACGTATGTCCCTTGTTGAGAAAGTTATCAGCGCTAAGGAAAAAGAAAATATTCGTGTTTTGGATCCAAAAAGAGAAAAGTATATTCTAGAGAAAATCGAAAAAAAAATAGAAAATCCCCACTACAAATCTTCTATCCAATCTATTTATACCGAAATTATGAGATGCTCCAGAGATTACCAAGAAAAAAATCGCTTTAAATAGCGATTTTTCCTTTCAAACTTGTGTGTAAAGCCATATATTCTAACTGTGGTAAGTCCAGAAGCACAAGTTTACTATTTTCCAACATGTTCGCTGCGATTAAAGCATTCAAAAAGCCTTTAATCTCCGTCGTTCCCAGCTCTAAACATTCGACAAAGATGATATGTTTAGCAGCTTTTAAACCATCAATGTACTCTGTAAAGTCTGTTTGATTGAGGGCCACCTCCACGTCTTTACGTTGAACTACCGTTAGATCTTCTTGATCAGACAAATATTCTGCCGCAAAATCATCAAAAAGAGCATTATTTGTAGTCTCCTCGTGCGGGCCAGAAACCGCATAAGCGCCCCGTTCTAACATGGCAACTTTTGCAACCTGACCATAGTTTATTTTATCTATAATATTTTTCAAATTTTCTTTTGTGTCCATAAGTCTAGTGTATTCTTTTTACGCATAAAATACAAAAAAAGCACCTCACAGGTGCTTCTATCTTCTTAGTAAAGTTCTAAATAGTTATCAATTTCCCATTGGCTGACAAATTGTGCATAGCTTGCCCATTCAATTTTCTTTGCTTCTACAAAGTTTACCAAAACATGTTCGCCCAAGGCCCCAGTAACAACCTCATCTTCACGAAGTGCCTTGACAGCATTGTGTAAAGTTGATGGCAAGTCTGTAATACCATGTGCCTTACGTTCACTTTCAGTCATGACGTAAATATTTGCTTCAACAGCTTCTGGTGCAGCAATCTTATGTTCAATACCATCCAGACCTGAGGCAAGGAGAACCGCCATTGTCAAGTAAGGATTTGCTGATGGATCCACTGAGCGAAGCTCTACACGTGTAGACATCCCACGTGATGCAGGTACGCGAATCAATGGTGAACGATTACGTCCAGCCCAAGCGATGTAAACAGGAGCTTCATAACCTGGAACCAAACGTTTGTAGCTGTTAACTGTTGGGTTAGTAATGGCTGTGTAGTTATAAGCATGTTTCAGTAAACCACCGATAAAGTAATTGGCAGCTTCAGAGAGGCCCATATCTCCTGCTTCTTCAAAGAAAGCATTTTTACCATCTTCAGTGAAAAGTGACATGTTACAGTGCATACCTGAGCCATTGATACCAAACTTAGGTTTAGCCATAAAGGTTGCATGTAAACCATGTTTACGCGCAATTGTTTTTACGACAAGCTTAAAGATTTGGATATTATCACAAGCCTTCAAAGCATCCGTATACTTAAAGTCAATCTCGTGCTGACCAACCGCTACCTCGTGGTGACTTGCTTCAACCTCAAAACCTAGATCAGTGAGAACATTAACGATTTCACGACGCGTATTTCCAGCTAAGTCTGTAGGAGCAAGATCGAAGTAGCCCCCTTTGTCATTTACTTCCAAGGTTGGTTCTTGATTTTCATCAAGTTTAAAAAGGAAAAACTCAGGTTCAGGACCAAGGTTAAATTTTTTGAAGCCTAGCTTTTCCATATTTTTAAGATTACGTTTCAATACTCCACGTGGATCTCCTGGGAAAGGCAGACCTTCTGCGGTGTAAACATCACAGATAACGCCCGCAACCTTACCATACTCATCGCCCCAAGGGAAAATAATCCATGTGTCCCAATCAGGATAGAGATACATGTCTGATTCGTTGATACGAACAAAACCTTCAATTGAACTGCCATCAAACATCATCTTGTTGTCAAAAAGTTTTTCTAGCTGTTCGTCCGTTGCTGGGACTTCAACATTTTTGAGAGTTCCTAAAATGTCGGTAAACATCAAGCGGAGAAACTTGATATTTTTTTCTTTGACGTCGCGACGAATGTTTGCTGCTGTGATTACCATATTTGGCTCCTTCTTAAGAATAAACGGTGTTCCGATTTTCAATGATGTAAGTTTTTCTTACATCCGCGGCTGATTAAAGTTGGTTGATGTCTGATGTCCAAAGCGCCCTTGTTGAGCAAATTCACGTTCTAAAGCAAGGTGTACCTCGCTGATAGAAAGATTTTTCATTGCTTTTTTCTGTCTTTGGGCATAAATACGCTTGATATCGGCGATATTATTTCCTTCAGAAAGTAAGTCCGCAATGTCAAATGCAATTTCAACATCGTTAAGAGAATACATCCGGCGATTTCCTTCATTACGTTCTGGAAAAAGCAGACCTTGTTCTTCATAATAGCGAATTTGTCTTGCACTCAATCCTGTTAGTTTCATAACAGTACCGATTGGTAGTACTGCTAGGGAGTGTCTCAATTCACGTTCTTTCACCCGTCATCTCCTCAACTTCAACTCTATGGCAATATTATAAACCTAGTTTTAGCACTTGTCAAAGGTTTATGTAACATTTTATAACATGAGTTTTATTATTTTTCTAAAATCCTTAAACAACCCTCTTTTACTAGCGCAAAAGTTTCCTCAAAATCCCCTGTATACCAAGGGTCTGGCACTGGTTTATTCAAAAGCATTTTTATTTTATGTTTTTGGTTTTCTGGCGCAACTTTCTCCAAATCAGCTACATTTGACTCGTCCATCGCGATAATTTGGTCAAAATATCGAAAATCTTCCGATGAAATTTTTTGACTGCCTTTGTCTGGATCAAAATAAATGCCATGCTCACTCAATATTTTCTGTGTTCCTGGGTGAATGGGATTCCCATGTTCCCAGCTTGATGTGGCTCGACTCTCTATTTCATAGTGTTGACCCATTTTTTCCGCTAAGTCTTTCATCACAAATTCAGCCATGGGGCTGCGACAAATGTTTCCTAAACAAACAAATACTATTTTTTCCATGTCTTTATTATAGCACAACGATTGGATGTAAAAATCAAAATAAGACAAAGAAAAAATGCTCATGTGAGAGCATTTTTTTTAGTTATCTTGATAAGGATAGCCCAAGTGTTCATAGGCTTTAGGGGTAGCTTTACGACCCTGCTTGGTCCGCATAATAAAGCCTTTTTGGATAAGGTATGGCTCATACATATCCTCCACCGTTTCTTGGTCCTCAGCAATATTCACGGCCAAAGTACCTAAGCCTACAGGGCCGCCATTATACATCTCAATCATCGTACGCAATATCTTTTGGTCAATATAATCCAAACCTGCATTATCTACATCAAGAATTTGGAGAGCCTTGTCTGTGATTTCTTTACCCACACGGCCATCGCCCATAATTTGGGCAAAATCGCGTACACGTTTCAGCAAACGGTTTGCAATACGGGGAGTCCCTCGACTGCGTAAAGCAATTTCCAATGCTCCTTCTTCCACAATCTCAACCTCAAATATGTCTGCTGTGCGCTTGACAATCTCTTCCAAGTCTTGCTCAGTATAATATTCCATATGGGCCGAAATCCCAAAACGCGCACGCAAAGGATTAGACAACATCCCCGCACGAGTAGTCGCCCCAACCAAGGTGAATGGTGGCAAGTCTAAATGAACCGAGCGACTCCCATCTCCCGATCCTAGCATAATGTCAATATAGAAATCTTCCATCGCAGAATAGAGGATTTCCTCCACTTGCATAGGCATACGGTGAATCTCATCAATAAAGAGAACATCGCCAGGCTCCAGCTCATTTAAGATGGCAACCAAATCACCAGGCTTTTCGATCGCAGGTCCTGAAGTTTGCTTAATGTTCACGCCTAGTTCATTTGAAATGACGAAAGCCATGGTTGTTTTCCCCAGTCCAGGAGGACCAAAAAGAAGTACGTGATCCAAGACTTCCTCACGTAGCTTTGCTGCTTTGATAAATATTTCGAGTTGTTCTTTCACCTTATCTTGACCGATGTATTGGTTGAAAAATTGGGGACGTAAAGATTTTTCAACAGTTGCTTCATCTTCAAGTGGTGTTGCAGATAAATTTTCGTTCATTGTCTTTATTATAGCAAAAATCCGTGGATCACGGATTTTATTTCATCATTAATTTGAGAGCAGCTTTGATATACTCCTCACTGGTCAATCCTGCTTCAGCCTCTAGCTTTTTCTGAATTTTCTTAAGTTCGGTTGCTTTATAACCCAGAGCTTGCAAGGCTTCGATAGCTTCCATAAGTTCTTGGTTTTTATTATCAGCTGAGACACTCACCAGCTCGGCAGATGCTGTCGCATCAAACTTCCCAGCTAAATCAAGAACCATTTGCATGGCTGTTTTTTTACCCACACCGGGAAATTTTGTGAGATACTTGGTATCACTACTATCAATAGCATTGACCAAACCTGCATTGTCGTCTGCTGCGATAATGGCTAGAGCCGACTTCGGACCAATCCCTGACACACTAATCAAGCGTAAGAATAAGGCTTTTTCTGCCTGATCGGTAAAGCCATACAAAGTATGAGCATCTTCACGAATCACCTGATGTACATATATTTTGATTTCTTGGTTCATCCTATTTGACCACGCGTAAGGATTTGCCACATTGATCAAGTAGCCCACATGAGCAACATCGACCACAATATAGGTAGGGGTAATCTTGACCAACTGGCCTTGAAAGTATTCATACATTAGTTTTCATCACCCTCTTTATTGATAAAGTCCTGAATAATAAAGCGTGGGCGCGCTTTAACTTCAAGGAAGATTTTACCGATATATTCGCCAATAATTCCGAGAGCAAGTAGCTGAATGCCGCCTAAACCAATAATGGCAACCATGATTGAAGCCCAACCTGTGGTTGGAAAACCGCCAATAAAGTGACGGACGACAACATAAATCCCTGCGATAACGGCTAAAACAAACATCGTCAATCCCGTCCAAAAGATAAAACGCATAGGAGTGGCTGAAGTTGAAGTGATGCCATCAATCGCAAAGCTTATCATCTTTTTCAGAGGGTATTTGCTTTCGCCCGCAAAACGTTCCCCACGTTTGTAGTAAACGTTTGTTGATTTATAACCTACAAGAGGGACCATTCCACGTAAGAATAAGTTGACTTCTTCGTATTCAGCCAAACCGTTCAAGGCACGGCTACTCATCAAGCGGAAATCCGCAGAGTTGGGGACTGATTCGCTCCCGAGCTTTTTCATCAAGCCATAAAAGGCCATAGCTGTGCTACGTTTAAAGGCGGTGTCTGTATCACGGTTATCCCGCACACCATAGACTACTTCATATCCTTTTTCATATTCTTCAAGCATCGCGTCAATAGCATTAATGTCATCTTGCAGGTCTGCATCCATCGAAATTACCGCGTCTGCTAAGTCTTTAACCTGCATCAAACCAGCCAAAAGTGCATTTTGATGCCCTCTGTTACGTGAAAGATTAATCCCACTGAACATTGGGTTTTCCGCATGCTTTTCTTGGATTTTTTCCCAAGTTCTATCACGGGAGCCATCATTTACATACACAACACGACTTTTTCCATCAATTTTTCCAGCTTTTTTTAAGTCTGCGTATTTTTCTTCAAGGCGACGAGATGTTTCATCAAGCACCAATTCCTCGTTATAACAAGGGACTACCATATACAAAGTTGTCATTATTTTTTCCTATTTTTTAATTTAAATTTTTCCAGCTCGCTGCTTTCGAGAGGTGAGTTTCTTGACGGCGACGGAACATTTTTTCCATATCTCCGCTGTTAAAGTGAACAATCGTTGGGCGCCCATGCGCACATGAATATGGATTTTCACAAGTCGCAAGCTCTGCGATTAAGGCCCGCGCTGATGCCCCATCTAGCGGGTGATTGGCTTTAATAGAACTCTTACAAGCAACCATCGTTGCTAAGTCATGGCGATACTTCTTAACGGAAAACTCTTTCGTCAAAAGAATCTCATCGATCATTTCATAGACAGTGTCTTCTAAGTCACTCTCTTGAAGCCAAGTCGGATGTTCCCGTAGAATCAGCTGATTTTCACCATATTCCTCAAGGTAAATTCCTGCTTCTTCTAGGACCGTTTTCCTATCCAATAACATCAAGAAATCATTTTTAGGTAAGCTAAAAATATAAGGCGCAAGCAAAATCTGCTGATCCATGCTCACCTCGCCAATCTTATCCCGCCAGTATTCATACTTGATGCGCTCCTGAGCCGCATGCTGGTCAATAATATAAAGGCCATCCTCAGCTTGACAAAGTAGATAGGTCGCATGCAGTTGCGCCAAATACTCTAAATCAGGAAAGGCATGTTTTTCTTCTACTTCTTTGGGAACTTCTCTTTTTTTATCTTCTTTAAAACCGTCAAAAATCGTAGGGGCTGGTTGGACTACCGCCTCTTGCGCTTGGATAACGGGTTCTATCTCAGGTAAGGGCTGTTCTTCACGAACTTGATGCGTGTGCACAAAGAAGTCTTGTTTGACCTTATCGTAGTATAGGTTGCTCGCTTTCACTTGCGGCTGTTTTTCTTCCTGTCCTTCTGCTTTTACAAGACGGGAACTCAAGTTTTCTAAAGCATCTGGAATCAGTGTTTCTTCAACAAAAACTTTTTGAATCGCTTCTGTAATCAAGCTCATCAGTTCTCGTTCCTTGGAAAGACGGACTTCCTGCTTCGTAGGATGAACATTAACATCGGCTAACTGTGGGTCAATCCCAATAGAGAGTACGACGATGGGAAAACGACCTACCATTAAGCGATTGCCAAAACCTTCTATAATTGCACGGTTAAGTAAAAAGTTCTTAATAAAGCGCCCGTTAATCATTAAAGTGATGTAATTACGATTGGCACGAGTAAGCTCAGGTAAACTTACATACCCTGAAACGGTAAAATCCAAATCCTCCGCTTCGACTTTCAGCATTTTTT
This window encodes:
- a CDS encoding DUF6273 domain-containing protein, translating into MTPEKKKNRRLRNYVLLSLLLLLIGGTYAFTAFNQRAINDRENQIEINVGGRVHDYYNRDTENKDVFVENYGERPIMARIRLTEFLETRQTGQDSWTQLVAGTERNNLDSWTTWMPNATNINDRLNTDPSNAFDRYARLTFGWSREGRDAPWYMPTFNHDNMDQMTAAAGHARDYIAGGGATDGTTDGATHPGDGTDDYWSETDSFDNTAGTWPGETITNDAAQNLHQQRAPMTIEQWAQLQPYQQIGDFWVVDHQTGWAYWASLLEPGEATSYLLDAAEMTAAIEDTVFNGSYYYGIHVESGLVSPDNSDDFLPDGHDRLADFLTGIRNNAMDGEGSNPRADIDSPPSAFNFGAMLPGRVFTMSGQQYRYLEDMGNGNHMIIRNNAIRNVSWNDQEAELTSWYSILDSAVQDIVQPISNNFTTGEVAHASVNFTGGPSWLPTNLTGPVADDVTQVVPAGTARAFALSLADVTRLSGEGLAFPYHAQRASAASSWWWLRTPVPNMQAWLVGTNGHLIGGHARTNSYDNGGVRPALIINQPTS
- the dnaX gene encoding DNA polymerase III subunit gamma/tau, giving the protein MAYQALYRKYRSQRFDEMVGQEVVATTLKNAIVNGQISHAYLFSGPRGTGKTSAAKIFAKAINCPNQKDGEPCNNCDICQAITQGSLEDVIELDAASNNGVDEIREIRDKSTYAASRATYKVYIIDEVHMLSTGAFNALLKTLEEPTDNVVFVLATTELQKIPATIISRVQRFAFKAITTGDIRQHLAEVLADEKISFEEKALDVIAKSAEGGMRDALSLLDQALSFSDGKLEEKDALLVTGSIANEALVSYVSALAASDGTTALNALEKIFLEGKNMLRFTEDLLTYFRDLLLSEENKIPRDRLYQWINIAIESLKIIKETTQSKIAADVMTMRFVDASGHTAVATNELSGDVAQEIQALKAEVAELKTRLANASSTVSVSTVSQEVQVKRQTKTRTVTEKYTVNQDLVFKALKEATNEARQAVNGAWPEIVSSFTKPSERALINNTAPVAASSNFVVVTFPHGNLAKRVTENEDLQLTFGNLMSSILGFSPEIIALAEQDWQSVRQEYVMNLKKGDKKMEETADTEPDKEEELVSKAKEFFGEKVKVIND
- a CDS encoding phosphotransferase, which translates into the protein MMKETVNKFIAARTSKDEFVAVGFNALARPKEFAQDLGNFIYQLHKLDHTGAESIELTLPVIEAEFFTLLDQMKRIAPVEELRMYWNKASKNPWSKAPVTLHGNLNLETVWVAQDKFAGAVEVEEVRVGDPAIDLTIAWEIFDDKQRKIFFSAVEADKATVVRARVWAVYKAMKNYNSPDIDQSILARDVLFRINEELGLGTQPDLY
- a CDS encoding GAF domain-containing protein, with protein sequence MNTSEKIEGYELLNMQLKGLLSEQNYTLSNLSNASALLNDFLPDQVFVGFYLYNGEQLILGPFQGGVSCVEIKLGAGVCGESADKRQTLIVDNVKEHKNYISCDSRAMSEIVVPIVKDGELKGVLDLDASVTSFYDNIDQKYLEEFCQILSDMTDWKFF
- a CDS encoding chorismate mutase; its protein translation is MTLENIRKEIDLIDEQIIELLETRMSLVEKVISAKEKENIRVLDPKREKYILEKIEKKIENPHYKSSIQSIYTEIMRCSRDYQEKNRFK
- the glnA gene encoding type I glutamate--ammonia ligase, which produces MVITAANIRRDVKEKNIKFLRLMFTDILGTLKNVEVPATDEQLEKLFDNKMMFDGSSIEGFVRINESDMYLYPDWDTWIIFPWGDEYGKVAGVICDVYTAEGLPFPGDPRGVLKRNLKNMEKLGFKKFNLGPEPEFFLFKLDENQEPTLEVNDKGGYFDLAPTDLAGNTRREIVNVLTDLGFEVEASHHEVAVGQHEIDFKYTDALKACDNIQIFKLVVKTIARKHGLHATFMAKPKFGINGSGMHCNMSLFTEDGKNAFFEEAGDMGLSEAANYFIGGLLKHAYNYTAITNPTVNSYKRLVPGYEAPVYIAWAGRNRSPLIRVPASRGMSTRVELRSVDPSANPYLTMAVLLASGLDGIEHKIAAPEAVEANIYVMTESERKAHGITDLPSTLHNAVKALREDEVVTGALGEHVLVNFVEAKKIEWASYAQFVSQWEIDNYLELY
- a CDS encoding MerR family transcriptional regulator encodes the protein MKERELRHSLAVLPIGTVMKLTGLSARQIRYYEEQGLLFPERNEGNRRMYSLNDVEIAFDIADLLSEGNNIADIKRIYAQRQKKAMKNLSISEVHLALEREFAQQGRFGHQTSTNFNQPRM
- a CDS encoding low molecular weight protein-tyrosine-phosphatase; protein product: MEKIVFVCLGNICRSPMAEFVMKDLAEKMGQHYEIESRATSSWEHGNPIHPGTQKILSEHGIYFDPDKGSQKISSEDFRYFDQIIAMDESNVADLEKVAPENQKHKIKMLLNKPVPDPWYTGDFEETFALVKEGCLRILEK
- the ruvB gene encoding Holliday junction branch migration DNA helicase RuvB — encoded protein: MNENLSATPLEDEATVEKSLRPQFFNQYIGQDKVKEQLEIFIKAAKLREEVLDHVLLFGPPGLGKTTMAFVISNELGVNIKQTSGPAIEKPGDLVAILNELEPGDVLFIDEIHRMPMQVEEILYSAMEDFYIDIMLGSGDGSRSVHLDLPPFTLVGATTRAGMLSNPLRARFGISAHMEYYTEQDLEEIVKRTADIFEVEIVEEGALEIALRSRGTPRIANRLLKRVRDFAQIMGDGRVGKEITDKALQILDVDNAGLDYIDQKILRTMIEMYNGGPVGLGTLAVNIAEDQETVEDMYEPYLIQKGFIMRTKQGRKATPKAYEHLGYPYQDN
- the ruvA gene encoding Holliday junction branch migration protein RuvA, whose amino-acid sequence is MYEYFQGQLVKITPTYIVVDVAHVGYLINVANPYAWSNRMNQEIKIYVHQVIREDAHTLYGFTDQAEKALFLRLISVSGIGPKSALAIIAADDNAGLVNAIDSSDTKYLTKFPGVGKKTAMQMVLDLAGKFDATASAELVSVSADNKNQELMEAIEALQALGYKATELKKIQKKLEAEAGLTSEEYIKAALKLMMK